Proteins found in one Triticum aestivum cultivar Chinese Spring chromosome 4D, IWGSC CS RefSeq v2.1, whole genome shotgun sequence genomic segment:
- the LOC123096288 gene encoding uncharacterized protein, protein MGATKVQEAKVHRAHVRTTLTKDGCVQRLEPLALRSAGAGWPIQGEMVARLKAAGLLPLARMMEGIPRDFLDRDLLSALVDRWNPRTHTFQFPWGEMGVSLKDVSMLLGLPIKGDPIAKPADPKNWAQDMGTRFCKHVPEYDSVLNVSNTPSSEAKKPTEELRGFSKKPAKRRKISAKQTEHPQLKESVQLATKKSTKLKEPEEEEDSAKLRGPTLAWLRSTYGKLVRLKELTEEQSQCAVEIYVLWLFGWVMFTSTHGDCVEPRLIEYAMDIAYSKIEDLQVSLSTEKGCC, encoded by the exons ATGGGTGCAACCAAAGTTCAGGAAGCTAAGGTTCACAGGGCGCACGTACGTACCACACTCACCAAGGATGGGTGTGTCCAGAGGCTGGAGCCTCTTGCACTTCGCTCGGCAGGGGCCGGTTGGCCAATCCAAGGTGAAATGGTAGCGAG GTTGAAGGCTGCTGGCCTTCTGCCACTGGCCCGAATGATGGAAGGAATTCCCAGGGATTTCCTTGACAGGGATCTTCTCAGCGCGCTAGTTGATCGTTGGAATCCAAGGACTCATACATTTCAGTTTCCATGGGGAGAAATGGGAGTGAGCCTCAAGGACGTCAGCATGCTTCTAGGGCTACCAATCAAGGGAGACCCCATCGCTAAGCCAGCTGATCCGAAAAACTGGGCGCAAGATATGGGCACGAGGTTTTGCAAGCACGTCCCAGAATATGACTCGGTGCTGAATGTTTCAAATACACCCAGCAGTGAGGCTAAGAAACCCACGGAGGAGCTGCGCGGGTTCTCAAAGAAACCGGCAAAGAGAAGAAAAATATCAGCGAAGCAGACTGAGCACCCACAGCTCAAGGAGTCTGTGCAGTTGGCCACAAAGAAATCCACCAAGCTCAAGgagcccgaggaggaggaggattccGCAAAGCTGCGTGGGCCCACATTGGCATGGTTGCGTAGCACG TATGGGAAGCTTGTCAGGCTGAAGGAACTTACCGAGGAGCAGAGCCAGTGCGCCGTAGAGATATACGTGCTCTGGCTCTTTGGCTGGGTAATGTTCACCAGCACCCATGGTGACTGCGTCGAGCCTCGACTCATCGAGTATGCGATGGATATTGCCTACTCAAAGATAGAGGACTTACAAGTGTCTTTGTCCACTGAGAAAGGCTGTTGCTGA